The proteins below come from a single Garra rufa chromosome 25, GarRuf1.0, whole genome shotgun sequence genomic window:
- the sall1b gene encoding sal-like protein 1, with translation MSRRKQAKPQYVLIGPVENDLTSTCDVHICEQCCAEFSSITDLYQHQKDCSKDQLVLTVSENESLDSPPSGLTINSPFFNTEENLDGVTSNANTEELCDFSNDDKFENSSHDIGKKSHLHHDNENGDYPDGFSSAYSAVLPQENTLLELCKLSAINSNVFIENLENTKVAVAQFSHETGLNPKTSFRNASDGKMATSGLIEQLLTLQEQQVQQLKLIEEIRRQIMVLAAQNSDTLVAANTYNGLSQTSSLVKLSSHLSEQLTAAAGLVENLAVNAKQSKHVISQNTQDELRGEKGHSQMTDENRGNPLPSKVGSDRCSNQSLQGNEVSDTVNGKALLKIPSQPPDVILNKLELSHKPNSFNMSANSLPSIGAIVEDLNALTALAQHRKAKPLNVSLCEHKRPSEDCIFKHKCRFCAKVFGSDSALQIHLRSHTGERPYKCNICGNRFSTRGNLKVHFQRHKEKYPNILMNPFPVPEHLDNVPTSTGIPYGMSLPPEKPALNWLDSKPLEVNSLGFRPPSSLAPIIKKEEEGVSITKPYSPVVSEVCEKSNGLQEGFVRSPPLISNENFQEVTQPLSIATLLSSSGEVSRDDIAIKTSANTSLITKLKSEQLETKFLFGSLPNPPGASETSKLEQLVENIDKKSTDPNECAICHRVLSCQSALKMHYRTHTGERPFKCRVCGRAFTTKGNLKTHYSIHRSMPPLRIQHSCPICQEKFTNAMVLQQHIHMHMGGHIPNVPLHDSCAEPMDQDADSVDLCRLGRTLEEDALPSENMDIASDLKYPASLPDSLCSSPASSEFTRATGSESQISNVENLSIINKLTMENGSVDEDCLTQRSSSLDSDHECLRRRILANTETAPSWNPSSPNSFAYERQGYTTTDRNLKSAESNSSSLQSNLTVSRLLEGDIPKDSLTMIFSFNERGSLKSNVCDICNKTFACQSALDIHYRSHTKERPFLCTACNRGFSTKGNLKQHMLTHQMRDLPSQLFEPANQILIFPPNQFLPSMEPIIPSKHNELIKKDPKDLPIGIVGSSASTLPVLSTPTLTATPLRRTAKQHFCHTCGKTFSSSSALQIHERTHTGEKPFACNICGRAFTTKGNLKVHMGTHMWSSSPARRGRRLSVDGPFLRSNSERFQDSSPTDVVGKVRNGNSLGLWGQYTSFTSGLGVRMNEIPVIQNGAIPHLSISAGQLENIEKLQLNKALPWLERLSENGAKFHFRQLVEDNKTTVTN, from the exons ATGTCCCGGAGGAAACAGGCTAAGCCGCAGTATGTTCTCATCG GTCCAGTGGAGAATGACCTCACTTCAACCTGTGATGTCCATATCTGTGAACAATGCTGTGCTGAATTTTCCAGTATAACAGACCTATACCAACATCAGAAAGACTGTTCAAAAGATCAGTTAGTTCTAACAGTAAGTGAAAACGAAAGCCTAGATTCTCCGCCTTCTGGCCTCACAATTAATTCGCCATTCTTCAATACTGAGGAGAATTTGGATGGAGTGACAAGTAATGCCAATACAGAAGAGCTTTGTGACTTTTCTAATGATGACAAATTTGAAAACAGCAGTCATGACATTGGCAAAAAGTCTCATTTACATCATGATAATGAAAACGGTGATTATCCTGATGGCTTTAGCTCAGCATACTCAGCTGTACTACCTCAAGAGAATACCTTACTCGAGTTATGTAAATTATCAGCCATTAATAGCAATGTCTTCATTGAGAACCTAGAAAACACCAAAGTCGCTGTTGCTCAGTTCTCACATGAAACTGGTTTAAATCCAAAGACAAGTTTCAGAAACGCTAGTGATGGCAAGATGGCCACCTCTGGTTTGATTGAGCAGCTGTTAACGCTGCAGGAACAGCAGGTGCAACAGCTAAAACTAATTGAAGAAATTCGACGCCAAATAATGGTACTAGCGGCCCAAAATTCTGATACACTTGTGGCCGCAAACACCTACAATGGTCTGTCTCAAACCAGTTCACTGGTAAAACTTAGTTCACACCTCTCTGAACAACTCACAGCAGCTGCTGGGCTAGTAGAAAACCTAGCTGTTAATGCTAAACAGTCTAAACATGTTATTTCACAAAATACCCAAGATGAGCTAAGGGGTGAGAAAGGACACTCCCAAATGACAGATGAAAACAGAGGCAACCCTTTGCCATCAAAGGTTGGTAGTGATCGGTGTAGTAATCAGTCTTTGCAAGGTAACGAAGTCAGTGATACAGTCAATGGCAAAGCTCTTTTAAAAATCCCTTCACAACCTCCTGATGTGATTCTAAACAAACTCGAATTGTCCCATAAACCAAACAGCTTTAATATGTCTGCAAACTCATTGCCTAGTATTGGGGCAATTGTGGAGGACCTGAATGCTTTGACTGCCCTAGCCCAACATCGAAAAGCCAAACCCCTCAATGTAAGCTTATGCGAACACAAGAGACCATCTGAAGATTGTATATTCAAGCACAAATGCAGGTTCTGTGCCAAAGTATTTGGAAGTGATAGTGCTTTGCAAATACACCTGCGTTCTCACACTGGAGAGCGACCCTACAAATGTAACATATGTGGAAATCGATTTTCCACCCGTGGAAATCTCAAGGTCCATTTCCAGCGTCACAAAGAGAAATATCCTAACATCCTAATGAATCCTTTTCCGGTTCCAGAGCATTTAGATAATGTCCCAACCAGCACAGGTATTCCATATGGCATGTCTCTGCCTCCTGAGAAGCCTGCTCTTAACTGGTTGGACAGTAAACCTTTAGAGGTTAACTCACTTGGCTTTAGGCCTCCATCATCTTTGGCCCCCATCATTAAAAAAGAGGAGGAAGGGGTATCAATAACTAAACCTTATAGTCCTGTTGTCAGTGAGGTGTGTGAGAAAAGTAATGGGCTTCAAGAGGGATTTGTTCGTAGCCCTCCTCTAATTTCAAACGAGAATTTTCAAGAGGTTACACAACCCTTGAGCATTGCCACCCTACTAAGTTCCTCAGGGGAGGTTTCAAGAGATGACATTGCTATTAAAACCTCTGCCAATACAAGCTTAATAACTAAGCTAAAATCGGAGCAGCTCGAAACCAAATTTCTTTTTGGAAGTCTTCCGAATCCTCCTGGAGCATCTGAGACTTCAAAGCTGGAGCAGTTAGTGGAAAACATCGACAAGAAGTCTACTGACCCCAACGAGTGTGCAATCTGCCACCGGGTTCTTAGCTGTCAAAGTGCCCTTAAAATGCACTACCGCACCCATACCGGAGAAAGGCCATTCAAATGCAGAGTGTGTGGACGGGCGTTTACAACCAAGGGCAATCTCAAGACACACTACAGCATTCATCGCTCCATGCCACCTCTTAGAATACAGCATTCTTGCCCCATTTGTCAAGAAAAGTTTACAAATGCAATGGTTCTACAGCAGCATATCCACATGCATATGGGAGGTCACATTCCTAATGTCCCATTGCATGATAGCTGTGCAGAACCCATGGATCAGGATGCTGACTCTGTAGACCTCTGTAGACTTGGTAGGACCTTGGAAGAGGATGCCTTGCCCAGTGAGAACATGGACATTGCATCTGATTTAAAATACCCGGCCTCTTTACCAGACAGTCTATGTTCTTCACCTGCTTCTTCTGAGTTTACCAGAGCAACTGGGTCAGAAAGTCAGATTTCGAATGTGGAGAATTTATCAATTATCAATAAGCTGACCATGGAGAATGGATCAGTGGATGAAGATTGCTTAACCCAGAGATCATCTTCACTAGATAGTGACCATGAGTGTTTAAGGAGAAGAATTTTGGCCAACACTGAGACAGCACCCTCCTGGAACCCATCTTCCCCTAATAGCTTTGCTTATGAAAGGCAAGGATACACTACAACTGACAGAAACCTGAAATCTGCTGAATCAAACAGCTCAAGCCTACAGTCCAATCTTACAGTGTCTAGGTTACTAGAAGGAGATATACCAAAAGATAGCCTGACCATGATTTTTTCCTTTAACGAGCGGGGATCCTTAAAAAGCAATGTTTGTGATATCTGCAACAAGACATTTGCCTGTCAGAGTGCTTTAGATATTCATTACCGAAGTCACACCAAAGAGCGCCCGTTCCTCTGCACTGCATGCAACAGAGGGTTCTCAACCAAAGGTAACCTGAAGCAGCACATGCTTACACACCAGATGCGAGACCTACCTTCACAGTTGTTTGAGCCAGCGAATCAGATCCTGATTTTTCCGCCAAACCAGTTTCTACCCTCTATGGAACCAATCATTCCATCGAAACACAATGAGCTCATCAAAAAGGATCCTAAAGATTTACCCATAGGTATAGTAGGCTCATCAGCTTCCACATTACCTGTACTCTCCACACCAACGTTAACAGCAACACCACTTCGGCGAACAGCCAAACAGCACTTCTGCCACACTTGTGGGAAGACCTTCTCTTCTTCAAGTGCACTGCAAATTCATGAAAGAACCCACACTGGTGAGAAACCCTTCGCCTGCAACATATGTGGACGTGCATTTACAACTAAAGGAAATTTGAAG GTTCATATGGGAACTCACATGTGGAGCAGTTCTCCAGCCAGACGAGGTCGTAGACTTTCTGTTGATGGCCCATTCCTTCGATCCAATTCTGAGCGATTTCAAGACTCTTCCCCAACAGATGTTGTGGGTAAAGTGCGTAACGGAAATTCCTTAGGCCTCTGGGGCCAGTATACCTCTTTCACTAGTGGCTTGGGTGTGAGGATGAACGAAATACCTGTAATTCAAAATGGTGCCATACCTCACCTGTCGATTTCTGCTGGGCAACTGGAAAACATAGAAAAATTGCAACTCAACAAAGCTTTACCTTGGCTCGAGAGATTGAGCGAAAATGGTGCAAAGTTTCATTTCCGCCAATTGGTTGAAGACAATAAAACAACAGTGACAAATTGA